The segment TCCTGCAGCATCTGCTGCCGGGTATGATGGGCTCCTTGGCGCAGCCAGTTGATGGCCGGTGAGACCAGAATGCTGAAGGCGAGCGGCTCCTTGCCCGCCAGCTTGGGAATCACCCAGCCTGCCTGACTGGCACCCCACACCCCGATCCGGTCCGGATCGATATTCGGCTGCTTCCGGGCCCATGCGATAGCCTCGCGGGCTTCCTCCACCCGGTCATCTATACTCTGATCCAGCCAATTGCCTGCGGAACCACCGATACCTCTTTTATCCAGCGACAAGGAGGCATACCCCAGACTGGCTAACCGCTCCCATAGCGGCTTATACCCGTCATCATGCGAGGCATTAATCGGCCCGTCCCCATGGATGAAAAGCACAAGTCCCAGCTTGCCGGAAGATTGCGAAGCCTCCTTAGGCAGTACCAGCGTACCCGTCAACTTGCCTTCAGGCGACGCAATCTCGATGGCCTGCTCCGTCATCTCAAAGCGGTTCTGCTGCACAATATACAACCCCGCACCTCCAAGGAGCAGTACTACAATTAGCAGAGATATCCATAGTGTCTTCGTTGTCCTCATTTCTTTATCCCCCCCTCTGCTGAACCATGTATTCCCAGCTCAACTCATTGAACAATAAGTACAGGGTATAACGTGTCTCCCAGGCTTCCGTGTGGAAGGACCACTTCCCGTATAGCTGACGGGCATGCGGGTTACCGGCTGATACATGCAGGCTGAGACGATTCAGTCCCGGGTCTGTATCCACAAGCTTCTGCGCCCACTCTACAAGCAGCCTTCCTACCCCTTTGTTCTGATGCTCCGGGTGGACCGCAAGGTCGGTAATATAACACTCGCCTGCTGCCGGGGTATGGTCTAGTACATAGAGGCCGATCAGCATTCTGATCATGCCCCGTTTGCCTAATAGCAGTGAGGTTCCCGGTAAAGGAGGCGTCTGCCTTTTCCCCAAAAGGCGGGCTTCAGGTGTACACTTAATCGCGATGCTGCCAATCACCTCACCCTGCTGCACAGCAACCATCCTGTGTGTATAGGGATCAGCAGGAGCATACTGAAGCAGCAACTCGAAGCACCCTGCCAGCTCTGCCTCCTTCAGCCTGATCCGGTTCTGAAATTTCCCCTGAAAAGCCTCAGCCAGCAACCCACCTACCGCACGACTATACTTCGCTTCCATGGGCTCGATAGTAATTGGCGCTGTACTTATTGACGTTGTACCTGTTGGCATCGTTCTCATACGGAACCTCTTCCTTCCACAGGTGCAGCCGGGCCGATGCAGGCCCTCAGCTCATAATGCAGCTTGCCCGGAACGAACAGGGAGAGATAAGAGCGTTCGATGACCACCAGCGGTCCCGCGAGAGGAATCGATTGTGCAGCAGCATGCTCCAGTAATTGACTGATCCATTGTTCTAGCTCCTCCTCGCGGGCCACACATTGCAGAGTCAGATACTCCCCGTCCGGTAAAATAACTCCGCCCGCCTCCGGCTGCTCCAGACACAAGGTTACCGCACCCGACTCCTCCAGCACATAATAAATATCCGATTCGAACAGATCCGGTATCCCTGCCGCCTGCTCCGCAAGCAGCGCTGCACTCAGCTTCCTGTGTGAATCCAGCTTCATCACCTGCATAAGACTTGTAGCCTTACATTTCTTGATCTGAAAGGTCTCAGGCGAGGTGCTGTAGCTCTGCTGTTCCTCCAGCATTTTACGGATGAACTGCCGAAGCTCCTGAAGACGCACCAGCTCCTGTTCAATCCCTTCGAGAGAGTTCTCCAGCAGCCCGCGATGCTGCTCCGGACTATAGGTCATACATTCGTTAATCGACTGAACAGGCACTTCAAGCTTGCGGAGCAGCAGGATATGCGCGAGCTGATACACTTGTTCCATACTGTACATTCTGTACTGATTCTCACCGGTATAAGCAGGCTGCAGCACACCCTTCTCTTCAAAATACCGGATCTGGTGGACCGACACATTCATCAGCTTGGCCAGTTCACTAATCGTTATTTCATTTCTCATCCTAATCACTCCCCGGACTGCGGCTTGGAATATATCTACGATACACCCTGGGTCTGACCTAAGGTCAAGGGGAGGATTCGAGATCCCGGGCCAGATGGATAAAAGCCTCAATTGCCGGGGAGAGCCACTTCTCCTCATGCCAGAACATTTGGGTGGCAAAAGATACTGCGGTCAAATCCCACGGCAGGGAGATCAGCTCCCCCCGCTTCAATTCTTCGCTTACGGCCATTTCAGGGAGGATGGCGATGCCCATGCCCAGCTTCGCACATTGTTTGATGGCTTCTGCGCTGTGAAACTCCAATTCCGTAATGCCCGCCATCCCCTTCTGCGACAGGCTGCGCTCGAAGAAGCTGCGGTAGGAGCACCCTTGCTCCGTCAATAAGAACGTTTCACCGTGGAAATCCTCGATAGCCAGCGCCAGGCGCGACGCCAGCGGATGATCGGGAGCGGCCAGAAGGCAGAAGCGTTCCTCCCTTATTTTTTCTCCGCAAAATCCGCTCTCGCCCTTCACTTCATCCAGCATAAAGATCACATCGACATCCCCGTCCCGCAGACTCTGTCTGAGGCTTGGACTCACCAGCGGCAGGAAAATCAGCCGGACTCCGGGATGAAGCTGCCGGAACTTCTGCAACACAGCGGGGAGCCGGTAGGTGCATAATGTCTCATCTGCGCTAATCACGATGGTGCCTGTCAGCTCGCCGGGCTGCTTGAGCGCGTGCTGCGCCTCCTCCACCATACACAGGATGTTATCCGCATAACGCAGGAACGTTTTTCCGGTATCGGTTAACGTGACATTTTTGCCGAGCCGGTCCACCAGCTTCACCCCTAATTCTTCCTCCAGGGCCTTCATTTGCATCGTAACCGTTGAGGGAACGTAGTTCTGCGCTTCGGCGGCGCGGGCGAAATTGAGTGTGGAAGCCAGCGTATAAAAGGTTTTAAGTTGGCGTAATTCCATCTGTGTCACTCCTTCATTCAAAAAAAATGAACGTTTCATTCAGAAACGTTTCTTTGACTTAACCTTAGCAGCATCGTAGAGTGATGACAAGAACGGCGGCCGATTCCGTTATGCATGTACAAGGATATGAAACCATGAGGAGCGAATGAACTTGAATAACCGATTGACGATATATATCCTGGCACTTGCCGTTTTTCTGATCGGGACGATTGAATATATTATTACCGGCGTCATTGAGATGATGGCGGCAGATCTTAGCGTATCCACCTCTGAAGTGGGGCTGATGGTGACCGTATTCGCGCTGTCCGCAGCGATTATTGCCCCGGTTCTCATTGCAATCACCCTTAATATGGACCGTAAAAAGCTGCTGCTGACCGCCCTCGGCGTGTTCATTGCCAGCAACGGGCTGATGCTTCTGAACCTGCCTTATGAAGCTATGCTGGGGGTACGGGTTATCCAAGGGGCAAGCGGGGGCATAGCGACCGTAGTCGCTATGGCTGTAGCTACACGGCTCGTGGAGAAGGAGCGCAGAGGCAATGCGATTGGCATTATTCTGATGGGACTGAGCAGCTCGCTGGTTCTGGGCGTTCCGGCCGGCACTTTTTTCAGCGAACACTTTGGGTGGAGGGCTCTGTTCATCATCGTCGGGGGGCTGAGCCTTGTTCCGCTGTTCATCATCTCTGCCAAGGTCCCTGCCATCAAAGAAAAAGAAGCCGTCACCCTCAGGATGCAGCTGTCTGTGCTGAAGGATTCCAGAATTGTTACTGCTCTGGCGATCACCTTACTATATGTAGGGGGTTACGCTACACTCTTCACTTATATTACCCCTTACCTGCAGGCCGCATCCTCACTGTCTGTGACCGAAATCAGCGGGGTGCTCTTCCTGGCGGGAGTCT is part of the Paenibacillus sp. FSL M7-0420 genome and harbors:
- a CDS encoding alpha/beta hydrolase family protein is translated as MRTTKTLWISLLIVVLLLGGAGLYIVQQNRFEMTEQAIEIASPEGKLTGTLVLPKEASQSSGKLGLVLFIHGDGPINASHDDGYKPLWERLASLGYASLSLDKRGIGGSAGNWLDQSIDDRVEEAREAIAWARKQPNIDPDRIGVWGASQAGWVIPKLAGKEPLAFSILVSPAINWLRQGAHHTRQQMLQEGKSEAEIAAEEAANNEVRQLLARKAGYEDYLAAVKEDDLMTRERWTFVSKNYLSDAGQDLKQFHSPVLLLLGQQDIHVDWQETEQVYRKLVQPELLSVAVFPEAEHSMLSKKTADSSFKALMISLFAPRHITVPGYMDRIGEFLKELD
- a CDS encoding GNAT family N-acetyltransferase, with amino-acid sequence MRTMPTGTTSISTAPITIEPMEAKYSRAVGGLLAEAFQGKFQNRIRLKEAELAGCFELLLQYAPADPYTHRMVAVQQGEVIGSIAIKCTPEARLLGKRQTPPLPGTSLLLGKRGMIRMLIGLYVLDHTPAAGECYITDLAVHPEHQNKGVGRLLVEWAQKLVDTDPGLNRLSLHVSAGNPHARQLYGKWSFHTEAWETRYTLYLLFNELSWEYMVQQRGG
- a CDS encoding MerR family transcriptional regulator; this translates as MRNEITISELAKLMNVSVHQIRYFEEKGVLQPAYTGENQYRMYSMEQVYQLAHILLLRKLEVPVQSINECMTYSPEQHRGLLENSLEGIEQELVRLQELRQFIRKMLEEQQSYSTSPETFQIKKCKATSLMQVMKLDSHRKLSAALLAEQAAGIPDLFESDIYYVLEESGAVTLCLEQPEAGGVILPDGEYLTLQCVAREEELEQWISQLLEHAAAQSIPLAGPLVVIERSYLSLFVPGKLHYELRACIGPAAPVEGRGSV
- a CDS encoding LysR family transcriptional regulator — translated: MELRQLKTFYTLASTLNFARAAEAQNYVPSTVTMQMKALEEELGVKLVDRLGKNVTLTDTGKTFLRYADNILCMVEEAQHALKQPGELTGTIVISADETLCTYRLPAVLQKFRQLHPGVRLIFLPLVSPSLRQSLRDGDVDVIFMLDEVKGESGFCGEKIREERFCLLAAPDHPLASRLALAIEDFHGETFLLTEQGCSYRSFFERSLSQKGMAGITELEFHSAEAIKQCAKLGMGIAILPEMAVSEELKRGELISLPWDLTAVSFATQMFWHEEKWLSPAIEAFIHLARDLESSP
- a CDS encoding MFS transporter, whose amino-acid sequence is MNNRLTIYILALAVFLIGTIEYIITGVIEMMAADLSVSTSEVGLMVTVFALSAAIIAPVLIAITLNMDRKKLLLTALGVFIASNGLMLLNLPYEAMLGVRVIQGASGGIATVVAMAVATRLVEKERRGNAIGIILMGLSSSLVLGVPAGTFFSEHFGWRALFIIVGGLSLVPLFIISAKVPAIKEKEAVTLRMQLSVLKDSRIVTALAITLLYVGGYATLFTYITPYLQAASSLSVTEISGVLFLAGVCSFMGSKLGGQLADSKGSKFTIITGLLLQAATLLLFALAGVHVIVLLLILMIFMLGTWSISPAQQLLLVTLVPRNPDMALSVNTSFIQFGFALGSGLGGYVISRTSVLHLNWAGLAAVAVALILAIRLFKTHKA